From the genome of Pirellulales bacterium:
ATAGTTCGTGTTCTTATCTGCGTTAGGCGTCGCCGGCCGTATTTGGATGCAACTTTTTGTTTAGACAGTAGTTACGAATAATAGACTGGCGTAAATTGTGCACCTGCAGGCTGCGGGACCGGCCATAATCCGGCTCGATTTTTGCCTCAAAATTCGCCACATTGAGACGGCTAACCTGGGAGATACCGTTCGTGCCACGAAAAGTTGTGTTCTTGCTGCTGTTACTGGCCTGGGCTCCCGCTGCGCACGCCGAAGATTGGGCGCGCAAAATGTTCACCGAAACGAACCATGACTTTGGCACGGTCGCCCGGGGAAGCAAGGCGGAATACCGCTTCAAGTTCACGAATCCCTACGTCGAGCCGGCGCATATTGCCGCTGTCCGCAGCAGTTGCGGCTGCACATCTGCCGAAGCCACCAAAGCCGACCTGAAAAGCTGGGAAACCGGCGAGGTAGTTGCCACGCTGAACACCAATTCGTTTTTGGGCATCCACTCGGCCACCATCACAGTCACCTTCGACAAGCCGTACTTTGCCGAAATGCAATTGCAGGTCACCGGCAACATTCTCAGCGACGTCGTACTGCAACCCGGCGGCGTCGATTTGGGCACCATCGACGTGGGCCAAGGCGTCGAGAAAAAAATCATCCTCACCCGCACCAACGCTCCCAGCAATTGGTCCATTTCCGACGTGCAAAGCGCGAACACCAATTTCGAAGTGGAAGTGAACGAAATGCGACGGCTGCCTACGACGGTCATTTACGAACTCGTCGTGCGGCTTAAGCCCACCAGCCCGCCAGGCTACATCAACGACCAGTTGTTTTTGGTGACCAACGATGTGGAAGCCTCGAAAATTCCCGTCGACGTGGTAGGCCGCGTGGCAGCTGAAGTAAGCGTCAGCCCCTCGGCGCTGATGTTGGGCTCGCTCACGCCCGGACAAACCGTGACCAAAAACGTGGTGGTTCGCGGCAAGCGGCCGTTCAAAGTGCTCGATGTTGCCGGCGGCGACGACATTACGTGCAAGCTGCCCGAAGATGCCCGGGAAGTGCAAATTATTCCGCTGACCTTCACCGCTCCGCAACAGCCCGGCACCATTAAGCGGCAGATCAAAATCAAGACCGACCTGGGCGATAACGCCGTGCCGGAAATTACCTGCCAGGCCACGGTGGTGGGCGCGATGGCGCCGCCAGCCGCGGCCCCGGTTTCCAGCAC
Proteins encoded in this window:
- a CDS encoding DUF1573 domain-containing protein: MPRKVVFLLLLLAWAPAAHAEDWARKMFTETNHDFGTVARGSKAEYRFKFTNPYVEPAHIAAVRSSCGCTSAEATKADLKSWETGEVVATLNTNSFLGIHSATITVTFDKPYFAEMQLQVTGNILSDVVLQPGGVDLGTIDVGQGVEKKIILTRTNAPSNWSISDVQSANTNFEVEVNEMRRLPTTVIYELVVRLKPTSPPGYINDQLFLVTNDVEASKIPVDVVGRVAAEVSVSPSALMLGSLTPGQTVTKNVVVRGKRPFKVLDVAGGDDITCKLPEDAREVQIIPLTFTAPQQPGTIKRQIKIKTDLGDNAVPEITCQATVVGAMAPPAAAPVSSTNLNTVTREIGPNMLRLRSN